A genomic region of Hirundo rustica isolate bHirRus1 chromosome 12, bHirRus1.pri.v3, whole genome shotgun sequence contains the following coding sequences:
- the JAGN1 gene encoding protein jagunal homolog 1, giving the protein MASRGGPRAAGTDGSDFQHRERVASHYQMSVTLKSEIKKLIYTHVVLWLLLLAQMVVGHLKLLPHDQVAMPYQWEYPYLLSILPSLLGLLSFPRNNISYLVLSMISTGLFSVAPLIYGAMEMFPMAQQLYRHGKAYRFIFGFSAVSVMYLVVVVAAQVHGWQLYYSKKLLDSWFTSTQEKKKK; this is encoded by the exons ATGGCCTCCCGCGGGGGTCCCCGCGCTGCCGGAACCGATGGCAGCGACTTCCAGCACCGGGAGCGAGTGGCCTCGCACTACCAGATGAG CGTGACCCTCAAGTCGGAGATCAAGAAGCTGATCTACACGCATGTGgtcctctggctgctgctcctggcccagATGGTCGTGGGGCACCTCAAGCTGCTGCCCCACGACCAGGTGGCCATGCCCTACCAGTGGGAGTATCCCTACCTGCTCAGcatcctgccctccctcctggGTCTCCTGTCCTTCCCCCGCAACAACATCAGCTACCTGGTACTTTCCATGATCAGCACCGGCCTCTTCTCCGTGGCTCCCCTCATCTACGGGGCCATGGAGATGTTccccatggcacagcagttGTACCGCCACGGCAAGGCTTACCGCTTCATCTTCGGCTTCTCGGCCGTCTCTGTCATGTacctggtggtggtggtggccgCGCAGGTGCATGGCTGGCAACTCTACTACAGCAAGAAGCTGCTGGACTCCTGGTTCACTAGCACgcaggagaagaagaagaaatga
- the IL17RE gene encoding interleukin-17 receptor E: MGLPLLLAAAAAALLLLPPGTAAAVTRLRVSANFECRATADRTLSRPRCRRPSRPGPPLEPPALSLSRARLCLPAQPCQPCLRVRLALPTSELGGVRGLQLTFLELGSNRAGWLQVWQRRRALASSAWQVQFDCFPAESGRQVLVSLRTIPDRGFALSCSHLVTAEPPGPVFTHAWVPEVRAIEVWVPVGPALVVRLCHQLALECEELPGPFHRQVLVPGGHHISLPYEFLVPCLCIEASYSHHDSPRSKRCPFRDQPDAYGPELWSSVRFHDYSTSSKDQMVMELTASCPLHPQATLCWREAADEAAPCHDIPNSTASEDEQVYILDKVDVHPQLCFRFSYKNSSHVECPHQPETAWNVSVSVWGLQLRLRLTSRIPAAFSAALCQRRGGQCEPEAPLYTVTQPEGSAPGELMLLLPVQILGSCVLVWRSDVHFARKQLLCPDVSRRHFGLLGLVLALGLVMTVLLLNCCGAWRPDDGVPGGRPVLLLYSPDSEEHLGLVCALAERLRAGLGCDVHLDLWEAGGLGQAGALPWLYAQRGRVGRQRGTVLLLWSRGSARLFHRWQVGMADGTPGDAHDIFGAAMACLHGELGAAGRGGGWVLAYFSRLCSPRDVPRPLRPLPTYRLPRQLPGLLGALRGSPPAPRRCRRGRVGGFLHRLLEAGAREGSPPPQPPGAASGT, from the exons ATGGGGCTCCCGCTGCtgctcgccgccgccgccgccgcgctgctgctgctgccgcccggGACCGCGGCCGCCGTGACCCGCCTCCGGGTCTCCGCCAACTTC GAGTGCCGGGCCACCG ccGACAGGACGCTGAGCCgcccccgctgccgccgccctTCCCGCCCCGGGCCGCCGCTGGAGCCGCCCGCGCTGTCGCTGAGCCGTGCCCGGCTGTGCCTGCCCGcgcagccctgccagccctgcctgcggGTGCGCCTGGCTCTCCCCACCTCAG AGCTCGGCGGTGTCCGGGGACTGCAGCTCACCTTCTTGGAGCTGGGCTCCAACCgggctggctggctgcaggTTTGGCAGCGACGCCGGGCGTTGGCCAGCTCAGCG TGGCAGGTGCAGTTCGACTGCTTCCCGGCAGAGAGCGGGAGGCAAGTCCTCGTCTCCCTTCGCACCATCCCAGATCGGGGCTTCGCCCTAAGCTGCAGCCATCTGGTTACCGCTGAGCCCCCTG ggcctgTCTTTACCCATGCTTGGGTCCCTGAGGTGCGAGCCATTGAGGTGTGGGTGCCTGTGGGTCCTGCCCTTGTGGTGCGGCTGTGCCACCAGCTGGCCCTGGAGTGTGAGGAGCTGCCCGGGCCCTTCCACCGGCAG GTGCTGGTGCCGGGGGGCCACCACATCTCACTGCCGTACGAGTTCCTGGTGCCCTGCCTGTGCATTGAG gcctCCTACTCTCACCACGACAGCCCACGGAGCAAACGCTGCCCTTTCCGTGACCAGCCAGATGCAT ATGGTCCCGAGCTGTGGTCCTCGGTGCGCTTCCACGACTACAGCACCAGCAGCAAGGACCAGATGGTGATGGAGCTGACTGCCAGCTGCCCCCTGCACCCACAGGCCACCCTCTgctggagggaggcagcagatgAGGCTGCACCCTGTCACGACATCCCCAATTCCACAGCCAGTGAGGATGAGCAG GTGTATATACTGGACAAAGTGGACgtgcacccccagctctgcttccgA TTCTCCTACAAGAACAGCAGCCATGTGGAGTGTCCCCACCAGCCAG AGACTGCCTGGAATGTCTCGGTGAGTGTCTGGGGTCTCCAGTTGCGCCTGCGCCTCACCTCCCGCATCCCTGCAGCCTTCAGCGCAGCCCTGTGCCAGCGCCGGGGTGGGCAGTGTGAACCTGAGGCCCCACTCTACACTGTCACACAG CCAgagggctctgctccaggggagctgatgctgctgctgccggtgCAGATCCTGGGCAGCTGCGTGCTG gtGTGGCGCTCGGACGTGCATTTTGCTCggaagcagctgctctgtcctgATG TCTCCCGCAGGCACTtcgggctgctggggctggtgctggcactgggacTGGTCATGACTGTGCTGCTCCTCAACTGCTGTGGTGCCTGGAGGCCAGATGATG GTGTCCCTGGCGGGCGCCCCGTGCTGCTGCTGTACTCGCCGGACTCCGAGGAGCATCTGGGGCTGGTGTGTGCCCTGGCCGAGCGGCTAcgtgcagggctgggctgtgacGTGCACCTGGACCTGTGGGAAGCAGGTGGCTTGGGTCAGGCGGGCGCCCTGCCCTGGCTCTACGCCCAGCGAGGCCGCGTGGGCCGCCAGCGTGGCActgtcctcctcctctggaGCCGGGGCAGTGCCCGGCTCTTTCATCGGTGGCAGGTCGGGATGGCCGACGGGACACCCGGGGATGCCCATGACATTTTTGGGGCAGCCATGGCCTGCCTGCATGGGGAGCTGGGTGCGGCGGGCCGCGGCGGCGGGTGGGTCCTGGCGTACTTCAGCCGGCTCTGCAGCCCTCGCGATGTCCCCCGACCCCTTCGGCCCCTGCCCACCTACCGCCTGCCCCGACAGCTGCCCGGTCTGCTGGGTGCCCTGCGGGGCAGCCCTCCAGCCCCTCGCCGCTGCCGTcggggcagggtggggggcTTCCTGCATcggctgctggaggcaggggccagggaggggagTCCTCCACCCCAGCCCCCCGGGGCAGCTTCTGGCACCTGa
- the TTLL3 gene encoding LOW QUALITY PROTEIN: tubulin monoglycylase TTLL3 (The sequence of the model RefSeq protein was modified relative to this genomic sequence to represent the inferred CDS: substituted 1 base at 1 genomic stop codon), producing the protein MATKEKKIFVVQGTYPIIRRELRARGWVEKKLPGMGRQHFGDQNKQRLETRPSNGGGGQREALLNPPGGAQPFLGPTDPLHYPWPPAEKEEEQCDEDPNGIHDFMSYLVRDRSPNFIWTNFLDTIDRKLLQQDNIVNHYARVDAFTTKEGLCLSLQKLPWIEQADPNTFFPRCYRLGTMDEREAFIEDFRLTAARSLLKLALEEAGERPVRTQQVPNSAKGAARPGSPLYPELVEEALEVCEQHLSVLRHQDIDRNTPSPCRTCIDWDRFLQQYYRVAHEGAGLVLTKQQQKHCQNLLRHLAEKLPQLDMEGKLNIWILKPGAESQGRGIICTTRLEEVLQLAWSCTAPSVQVGRWVVQKYVERLLTIFGTKFDIRQWFVVTDWKPLTVWFYQDCYLRFCSRPFSLCHLERARHLCNVSIQKWYKTSPDQDPRVPPDKIWSNKQFQEYLAQLGQADAWHHVLVPGMKAAILSALRSAQDQVRFRKGSFELYGADFLVGEDFQPWLLEINSCPTMSPSSAVTRRLCANVQRDTLRLVLDRKHNPTCSIGAFELIYKEAAVPKSLSAHVKLMVKGCSLKNPQPAEQQEQDKPPTAVANALHHPAFPGARAHAQHQFLTIVPSVTKLPVFLGGRSTQVPQRAWPRFPTKVPSVTKLPVSLGGRSTQVPQRAWPRFPTKVPSASKPSVSPGGRITQATQPRTATGKLPPLEQLLQSYCPSPSFDAPAPPKPWGSSAGSQGLPRLGHLPGQPQPAQPQINSCPLDWAPVPPPRGTPSNPWLSQGYACFFSPAKPLQQPLSAHSTRILCLKQRHTAAPNGMXKTWDTETPPGVDSTLPVLAGSTLQSLPTSHPKELPLLCRGTQLLPHAHFKIIP; encoded by the exons ATGGCCACTAAG GAGAAGAAGATCTTCGTGGTACAGGGCACCTATCCCATCATCCGCCGTGAGCTGCGAGCCCGAGGTTGGGTGGAGAAGAAGCTCCCCGGCATGGGCAGACAGCATTTTGGTGACCAAAACAAACAGCGGCTGGAGACACGGCCAAGTAATGGTGGTGGTGGGCAGAGGGAGGCACTGCTGAACCCACCTGGTGGGGCACAGCCTTTTCTGGGGCCCACAGACCCCCTGCACTACCCCTGGCCACCTgctgagaaggaggaagagcagtGTGATGAGGACCCCAATGGCATCCATGACTTCATG TCCTACCTGGTGCGGGACCGCTCGCCAAACTTCATCTGGACCAACTTCCTTGACACCATCGATCgcaagctgctgcagcaggacaaCATAGTGAACCACTATGCCCGGGTGGATGCGTTCACCACTAAG GAGGGGCTGTGCCTCAGCCTACAAAAGCTGCCGTGGATTGAGCAAGCTGACCCCAACACCTTCTTCCCTCGGTGCTACCGGCTGGGGACCATGGATGAGCGAGAAGCTTTCATTG AGGATTTCCGCCTGACAGCAGCACGCAGCCTCCTCAAACTGGccctggaggaggctggggagAGGCCAGTGAGGACTCAGCAGGTCCCAAACTCGGCCAAGGGGGCGG CACGGCCAGGCTCCCCCCTGTACCCTGAGCTGGTGGAGGAAGCCCTGGAGGTCTGTGAGCAGCACCTGAGTGTTCTACGGCACCAGGACATCGACAGGAACACCCCGTCCCCATGCAGGACATGCATCGACTGGGACCGCTTCCTGCAGCAATACTACCGTGTGGCACA TGAGGGGGCAGGGCTGGTGCTaaccaagcagcagcagaagcactgCCAGAACCTGCTGCGACACCTGGCAGAGAAGCTGCCCCAGCTTGACATGGAGGGCAAGCTCAACATCTGGATCCTCAAGCCTGGTGCTGAATCCCAAGGCAGGG GTATCATCTGCACGACACGGctggaggaggtgctgcagctggcaTGGAGCTGCACAGCACCCTCGGTGCAGGTGGGCAGATGGGTGGTGCAGAAGTACGTGGAGCGGCTGCTGACCATTTTTGGCACCAAATTCGACATCCGGCAATGGTTTGTTGTGACTGACTGGAAGCCACTGACGGTCTGGTTCTACCAAGACTGCTACCTGCGCTTCTGTTCCAGGCCCTTTTCCTTGTGTCACCTGGAGCG TGCCAGGCACCTCTGCAACGTCTCCATCCAGAAGTGGTACAAGACATCACCAGACCAGGACCCCCGTGTGCCTCCTGACAAGATCTGGTCAAACAAGCAGTTCCAGGAATACCTagcacagctggggcaggcagaTGCTTGGCACCACGTGCTGGTGCCCGGCATGAAGGCGGCGATCCTGAGCGCTCTGCGCAGTGCCCAGGACCAGGTGCGCTTCCGCAAGGGCAGCTTCGAGCTCTATGGGGCCGACTTCCTTGTCGGGGAGGActtccagccctggctgctggagaTCAACTCCTGCCCCACCATGAGCCCCTCCTCGGCAGTGACCCGACGGCTCTGTGCCAACGTCCAGCGGGACACGCTGCGCCTCGTGCTCGACCGCAAGCACAACCCCACCTGTTCCATTGGAGCGTTTGAGCTCATCTACAAGGAG gcagctgtgcccaAGTCTCTGTCAGCACATGTGAAGCTGATGGTCAAAGGCTGTTCCCTGAAGAAtccccagccagcagagcagcaagaaCAAGACAAGCCCCCCACCGCTGTGGCCAATGCCCTTCACCATCCTGCGTTCCCAGGGGCCAGAGCCCATGCACAGCATCAATTCCTCACCATTGTGCCCAGTGTCACCAAGCTCCCTGTGTTCCTAGGGGGCAGAAGCACCCAGGTGCCCCAGAGAGCATGGCCTCGATTTCCTACAAAGGTGCCCAGTGTCACCAagctccctgtgtccctgggggGCAGAAGCACCCAGGTGCCCCAGAGAGCATGGCCTCGATTTCCTACAAAGGTGCCCAGTGCCTCCAAGCCATCTGTGTCCCCAGGGGGCAGAATCACCCAGGCGACCCAGCCCAGAACAGCAACAGGGAAGCTGCCTCCTCTTGAGCAACTGCTCCAGAGCTactgcccttcccccagctttGATGCCCCAGCACCACCAAAGCCTTGGGGCTCctctgctgggagccaggggCTGCCACGACTTGGTCAcctgcctgggcagccccagcctgcacagccccagATTAATAGTTGTCCCCTGGATTGGGCACCTGTGCCACCACCCCGGGGAACCCCCAGCAACCCCTGGCTATCCCAGGGTTATGCATGCTTCTTCTCTCCTGCCAAGCCTCTGCAACAACCTCTGTCTGCACACAGCACCAGAATCCTGTGCCTGAAGCAGaggcacacagcagctcccaatGGGATGTAGAAGACTTGGGACACTGAGACACCCCCAGGAGTGGACAGCACTCTCCCTGTCCTTGCTGGGTCAACACTGCAGTCCCTGCCTACCTCTCATCCCAAAGAGCTCCCACTGCTGTGTCGCGGTACCCAGCTCCTCCCTCATGcacactttaaaataattccgTGA
- the RPUSD3 gene encoding mitochondrial mRNA pseudouridine synthase RPUSD3 → MAGSGSAAAAAAARGLAGPGARGGSGVYRGWRRLLCPKKTLRLLEGSVVHREGALLALSKPPGLPILGRPGDLSLDSLLPALRRRLGLAAELHVVKAPARECSGLVLLSSCYHTTKKLQQFFTNARQRGQYPATYRAITVGVPAEVEGEICTGLCWQQQGDRAMVVPVPAPGRRSLVRKDVKITLTHYRVLSAVGGCALLQLQPRTSFPEQLQVHLTLLLCPALGDHEHSSHVGRVLGMPFFLSPETAPAHTQVLDEELLSRLELSPQQLHHLPLHIHLQELVLPEGPLCAPPPPYFLHTLRCLGLPEQ, encoded by the exons ATGGCGGGGAGCgggagcgccgccgccgccgctgccgcccgtGGGCTGGCGGGACCGGGAGCGCGCGGGGGCAGCGGCGTGTACAGGGG GTGGAGGCGGCTGCTGTGCCCCAAGAAGACGCTGAGGCTGTTGGAGGGCTCCGTGGTGCACCGGGAAG GAGCCCTGCTGGCACTGAGCAAGCCCCCAGGCCTCCCCATTCTGG GGCGCCCTGGGGACCTGAGCCTGGATTCCCTGCTGCCGGCACTGAGACGACGCCTGGGCCTCGCTGCTGAGCTCCACGTGGTGAAGGCTCCTGCCAG GGAGTGTTCTGGCCTTGTCCTCCTGTCCAGCTGCTACCACACCACTAAGAAGCTCCAGCAGTTCTTCACCAATGCTCGCCAGAGAGGCCAGTACCCTGCCACATATCG TGCCATCACTGTGGGAGTCCCGGCGGAGGTGGAAGGTGAGATctgcactgggctgtgctggcagcagcagggggaCAGAGCCATG gtgGTGCCGGTGCCAGCCCCAGGACGCCGCAGCCTGGTCAGAAAGGATGTGAAGATCACCCTGACACACTACCGGGTGCTGAGCGCTGTGGGGGGCTGtgccctcctccagctccagcccaggacGT CCTTCCCAGAACAGCTCCAGGTGCACctgacactgctgctgtgcccgGCCCTGGGCGACCACGAGCACTCTTCCCACGTGGGCAGGGTGCTGGGAATGCCCTTCTTTCTGAGCCCCGAGACCGCCCCGGCGCACACACAG GTACTGGACGAGGAGTTGCTGTCCCGGCTGGAGCTTTCTCCACAACAGCTCCATCACCTCCCGCTCCACATCCACCTACAGGAGCTAGTGCTGCCTGAGGGCCCCCTCTGTGCCCCTCCACCACCCTACTTCTTGCACACTCTGCGCTGTCTGGGGCTGCCTGAGCAGTAG
- the ARPC4 gene encoding actin-related protein 2/3 complex subunit 4 gives MTATLRPYLNAVRATLQAALCLENFSSQVVERHNKPEVEVRSSKELLLQPVIISRNEKEKVLIEGSINSVRVSIAVKQADEIEKILCHKFMRFMMMRAENFFILRRKPVEGYDISFLITNFHTEQMYKHKLVDFVIHFMEEIDKEISEMKLSVNARARIVAEEFLKNF, from the exons ATG ACTGCCACGCTGCGCCCGTACCTGAACGCGGTGCGCGCCACGCTGCAGGCCGCGCTGTGCCTGGAGAACTTCTCCTCTCAGGTGGTGGAGCGGCACAACAAGCCTGAGGTGGAAGTCAG GagcagcaaagagctgctgttGCAGCCGGTGATCATCAGCAGGAATGAGAAGGAGAAGGTCCTCATCGAGGGCTCCATTAACTCTGTGCGCGTCAGCATCGCAGTGAAGCAG gcTGATGAGATCGAGAAGATCTTGTGCCACAAATTCATGCGCTTTATGATGATGAGGGCTGAGAACTTCTTCATCCTGCGCAGGAAGCCCGTTGAG GGTTATGACATCAGCTTCTTGATCACGAACTTCCACACGGAACAGATGTACAAGCACAAACTGGTGGACTTTGTCATCCACTTCATGGAGGAGATCGACAAGGAAATCAGTGAGATGAAACTCTCTGTCAATGCAAGGGCCCGCATCGTGGCAGAGGAGTTCCTTAAGAAT TTTTAG
- the IL17RC gene encoding LOW QUALITY PROTEIN: interleukin-17 receptor C (The sequence of the model RefSeq protein was modified relative to this genomic sequence to represent the inferred CDS: deleted 3 bases in 2 codons), with product MSHSRCGCLGQPGTVPVPWSQLVSAGPQSLQGCRSREPSVVGAGTGGPTPGRLLTPRKDPGVRDQSRKQEPAAAVGPEEPGERLLGRSQRGAGAPEGPGAPEGPGPTMQALGQLLLVLLVGSAGGRGDPRDTLACSQGLACRLLDTDVLCGTELPGPRHGLALARLRLEPALRCTEPTACVPCLEARVRLAWSPATSTASESRLSVQPGTSGTEDSGDGGQWSPANGATSSQPNVTGLLLLSGHAYTSSRCVAVEIWAPLGPALRGRTVGWVIFRCFEAPLGSELHISAYMNSRGRQRLSQQQRVPDCSWPAAQAAVPQCQVPRLRVSPGQKEVVVEVQGAAVGHSYTLRLYHNHSHGTSGPGRAVTTQSSPMNYVLPADEVLPCLCLQVWPETQDPLRATLCPFSHDAEAWERLWAQSRLVLHIEGQVLTCSLSAPCDLLAELVPCWQPVPSGPCQPLPGLQQPARGQGPQEFGGLRPHPNLCVQVWSSGQVRLTQCLRDRVLPGRSDDLLLLERGGNASLCAVERGACTPLASFTSTGAGHPGLLEQDLQQDVAVGQCQQLWHASNSTGVALWACPLHKYLRTHWALVWMGVLLGATCLLLLLLMKKEDMKGWLKSLRPGYGSKGPLQGRRVLLVHAAEPVAERAACALMAALHSLGLTVVAAPGGGSGVAALGPLPWLHAQHHRALRHSDTIILLLSPAAVAAAHQWDTGAGVVPESGAAESSLGARHSPGPGEVPTVAPCEVFTAALSCAMPVLAMANGHYVVARLEALVPAVPPALRAAPAFALPSEMEGFLQALAGPARQRGRWLEPYVAAVAEALQRAVGE from the exons ATGTCCCACAGCCGCTGCGGCTGCCTG GGCCAGCCGGGCACCGTGCCCGTGCCGTGGAGCCAACTCGTCTCTGCGGGGCCCCAGTCCCTT CAAGGGTGCCGGAGCAGGGAGCCCTCCGTGGTCGGTGCGGGAACAGGAGGCCCCACCCCAGGGCGGTTGCTGACGCCACGCAAGGACCCGGGTGTCCGGGATCAGAGCAGGAAGCAGGagccggcggcggcggtgggGCCCGAGGAGCCGGGAGAGAGGCTGCTGGGGCGTAGCCAGCGTGGGGCCGGGGCACCCGAAGGCCCCGGGGCACCCGAAGGCCCCGGCCCCACCATGCAGGcactggggcagctcctgctggtgctgctggtggggtCGGCGGGTGGCCGTGGGGACCCCCGCGACACCCTGGCCTGCTCCCAG GGCCTCGCCTGCCGCCTCTTGG ACACCGATGTGCTGTGCGGGACAGAGCTCCCGGGGCCCAGGCACGGGCTGGCCCTGGCTCGTCTGCGCCTGGAGCCGGCCCTGCGCTGCACCGAGCCCACGGCCTGTGTGCCCTGCCTGGAGGCACGCGTGCGCCTGGCCTGGTCACCTGCCACCAGCACCGCCAGCGAGTCCCGCCTCTCCGTGCAGCCGGGCACCTCTGGGACAGAGGACAGCGGTGATGGGGGTCAGTGGTCACCAGCGAATGGGGCCACCTCGTCCCAGCCCAACGTtactgggctgctgctgctctctgggcacGCGTACACCTCGTCCCGCTGTGTGGCCGTGGAGATCTGGGCACCCTTGGGCCCCGCGCTGCGCGGCCGAACCGTG GGTTGGGTGATCTTCCGGTGCTTTGAGGCGCCGCTGGGCTCCGAACTCCACATCTCAGCATACATGAACTCACGGGGCCGGCAGAggctgagccagcagcagcggGTGCCAG ACTGTTCGTGGCCcgcagcacaggctgctgtcCCCCAGTGCCAAG TGCCCAGGCTGCGAGTCTCCCCTGGGCAGAAGGAGGTGGTTGTGGAGGTGCAGGGGGCTGCAGTGGGGCACAGCTACACACTCCGGCTCTACCACAACCATAGCCATGGCACCAGTGGGCCGGGGCGTGCGGTGACCACA CAGAGCAGTCCCATGAACTATGTCCTACCTGCTGATGAGGtgctgccctgcctctgcctgcag gtCTGGCCGGAAACCCAGGACCCACTACGGGCCACCCTGTGCCCCTTCTCTCATG ATGCTGAGGCCTGGGAGCGACTGTGGGCACAGAGCCGTCTGGTCCTGCACATCGAGGGGCAGGTGCTGACCTGCTCTCTCTCAGCCCCCTGCGACCTCCTGGCTGAGCTGGtgccctgctggcagccagtGCCCTCTGGGCCCTGCCAACCGCTCCCTGGCCTGCAGCAGCCTGCCAGGGGGCAG GGACCCCAGGAGTTTGGAGGACTGCGGCCACACCCCAACCTCTGCGTGCAG GTGTGGAGCAGTGGGCAGGTCCGGCTGACCCAGTGCCTGCGGGACC GAGTGCTGCCCGGCCGCTCCGAtgacctcctgctgctggagcgtGGGGGGAATGCCTCACTGTGTGCCGTGGAGAGGGGTGCCTGCACACCCCTTGCCAGCTTCACCAGCACG GGCGCAGGGcaccctgggctgctggagcaggatctGCAGCAAGATGTGGCAgtggggcagtgccagcag ctgtggcaCGCATCAAACAGCACTGGGGTTGCGCTCTGGGCCTGTCCCCTGCACAAGT ACCTGCGTACCCACTGGGCACTGGTGTGGATGGGGGTGCTACTGGGGGCCACCTGTCTCCTACTGCTGCTCTTGATGAAGAAGGAGGACATGAAAG GATGGCTGAAATCCCTGAGGCCTGGCTATGGCTCCAAGG GTCCGCTGCAAGGCCGGCGGGTGCTACTGGTGCACGCAGCAGAGCCGGTGGCGGAGCGGGCAGCGTGTGCCTTGATGGCAGCTCTGCACTCACTGGGGCTGACGGTGGTGGCAGCACCGGGGGGTGGCAGTGGGGTAGCGGCTTTGGGGCCACTGCCCTGGCTGCACGCCCAGCATCACCGGGCACTGCGTCACAGTGACAccatcatcctcctcctctctccagcagctgttgctgctgcacACCAGTGGGACACAGGGGCCGGGGTTGTGCCGGAGTCTGGGGCCGCTGAAAGCAGCCTTGGGGCCCggcacagccctggccctgGTGAAGTCCCCACTGTGGCACCCTGCGAGGTGTTCACGGCGGCTCTGTCCTGTGCCATGCCAGTGCTGGCGATGGCCAATGGGCACTACGTGGTGGCCCGGCTGGAGGCCTTGGTGCCGGCAGTGCCCCCAGCGCTGCGGGCAGCCCCTGCCTTTGCATTGCCCAGCGAGATGGAGGGGTTCTTGCAGGCACTGGCAGGACCAGCTCGGCAGAGGGGCCGGTGGCTAGAGCCATACGTGGCGGCGGTGGCCGAGGCTCTGCAGCGGGCGGTCGGGGAATAA
- the TADA3 gene encoding transcriptional adapter 3: MSELKDCPLQFHDFKSVDHVKVCPRYTAVLARSEDDGIGIEELDTLQLELETLLSSASRRLRVLEAETQILTDWQDKKGDRRFLKLSKDHDVGTSVKHGKPKKQKLEGKGGHGTGPGPGRPKSKNLQPKIQEYEFQDDPIDVPRIPKNDAPNRFWASVEPYCADLTNEEVRVLEELLKPPEDEAEHYKIPPLGKHYSQRWAQEDLLEEQKDGARAAAAADKKKGVLGPLTELDTKDVDALLKKSEAQHEQPEDGCPFGPLTQRLLQALVEENIISPVEDSPIPEITGKDSGADGAGTSPRSQNKPFSVPHTKSLEGRIKEELVAQGLLESEDRPAEDSEDEVLAELRKRQAELKALSAHNRTKKHELLRLAKEELHRQELRQRVRMADNEVMDAFRKIMAARQKKRTPTKKEKDQAWKTLKERESILKLLDG, translated from the exons ATGAGCGAGCTGAAGGACTGCCCGCTGCAGTTCCATGACTTCAAGTCGGTGGACCACGTGAAAGTGTGCCCCCGGTACACGGCCGTGTTGGCCCGCTCGGAGGACGATGGCATCGGCATCGAAGAGCTGGACacgctgcagctggagctggagacGCTGCTGTCCTCTGCCAGCCGCCGCCTTCGCGTCCTGGAGGCCGAGACACAG ATCCTGACGGACTGGCAGGATAAGAAAGGCGACCGGCGGTTCCTGAAGCTGAGCAAGGACCACGATGTGGGCACATCTGTAAAACATGGGAAACCTAAGAAGCAGAAGCTGGAGGGCAAAGGGGGCCATGGGACTGGGCCTGGGCCTGGCCGGCCCAAGTCCAAGAACCTGCAGCCCAAGATCCAGGAATATGAGTTCCAGGATGATCCCATTGATGTGCCCCGCATCCCCAAAAATGATGCTCCAAACAG GTTCTGGGCATCAGTGGAGCCATACTGTGCCGATCTCACCAACGAGGAGGTCAGagtcctggaggagctgctcaaGCCGCCAGAGGATGAGGCTGAGCATTACAAG ATTCCACCACTGGGGAAGCATTACTCCCAGCGTTGGGCACAAGAGGacctgctggaggagcagaaggaTGGAGCCCGGGCAGCAGCTGCCGCTGACAAGAAGAAAGGTGTCCTGGGGCCGCTGACTGAGCTGGACACTAAAG ATGTTGATGCCCTCCTGAAGAAGTCAGAAGCCCAGCATGAGCAGCCAGAGGATGGGTGTCCCTTTGGTCCCCTGACACAGCGTCTCCTGCAGGCCCTTGTGGAG GAGAACATTATCTCCCCTGTTGAGGACTCCCCCATCCCTGAGATCACTGGCAAGGACTCAGGAGCTGATGGTGCTGGCACATCTCCCCGCAGCCAGAACAAGCCCTTCAG tgtccctcacaccaAGTCGCTGGAGGGGCGGATCAAGGAGGAGCTGGTGGCCCAGGGCCTGCTGGAGTCAGAGGACCGTCCGGCTGAGGACTCGGAAGATGAGGTGTTGGCTGAGTTACGCaagaggcaggcagagctgaaggCGCTCAGCGCGCACAACCGCACCAAGAAGCACGAGCTGCTGCG gcTGGCCAAGGAGGAGCTGCACCGGCAGGAGCTGCGGCAGCGTGTCCGCATGGCTGACAACGAGGTGATGGATGCATTCCGCAAGATCATGGCTGCCCGGCAGAAGAAGCGCACACCCACCAAAAAGGAGAAGGACCAGGCCTGGAAGACCCTGAAGGAGCGGGAGAGCATCCTCAAGCTGCTGGATGGGTAG